The Fragaria vesca subsp. vesca linkage group LG2, FraVesHawaii_1.0, whole genome shotgun sequence genome includes a window with the following:
- the LOC101295382 gene encoding uncharacterized protein LOC101295382, with protein MRARMFYDLDQEEKWKVWNALSPKYEWDENDEPMFDWILKRAQERYKDWKYQCHKAYLKEGPSGMPSDFIGREDQWEFLCEHFELDAFKRLSLANKRNRGEKTMHHHTGSSLITYTMEELKIQGEQLPIIKGFENTYVRAGDEVTTKHYNDMVDEVNKRNDAFKEQHPDATEEDIMESVQS; from the exons ATGAGGGCAAGGATGTTCTACGACCTTGATCAGGAGGAGAAGTGGAAGGTGTGGAATGCACTGTCA CCGAAGTACGAGTGGGATGAAAATGATGAGCCAATGTTCGATTGGATACTGAAGAGGGCACAAGAGAGGTACAAGGACTGGAAGTACCAGTGTCACAAAGCTTATCTGAAGGAAGGGCCCTCTGGCATGCCTTCAGATTTCATTGGGAGAGAGGACCAGTGGGAGTTTCTATGCGAGCACTTTGAATTAGATGCGTTCAAG AGACTCTCCTTGGCAAACAAGCGGAACCGTGGGGAGAAGACTATGCACCACCACACAGGGTCTTCTCTTATCACCTACACAATGGAGGAACTCAAAATACAAGGCGAGCAGCTTCCAATAATCAAAGGTTTTGAGAATACCTATGTCAGGGCCGGTGATGAAGTTACGACCAAGCATTAT AATGACATGGTTGATGAGGTCAATAAACGAAATGATGCATTTAAGGAACAACACCCTGACGCGACGGAGGAGGATATTATGGAAAGTGTTCAGTCCTAA
- the LOC101295670 gene encoding uncharacterized protein LOC101295670, with product MDLSSWFRRTHLRNTEKTQNPDPPKQNEPEQELFGVTEQLINLVKSFTLETFKSFPLPDDEGATCGDNSLTTSSNIQKDLSEWQERHAMLVLSKVKELSHLRYKLCPGHLKEHQFWRVYFMLVKKQVAEYELHAIQLAKLKEVKMENERCTSADACEVEMAEAKHIGVASLAPTTP from the exons ATGGACTTATCTTCGTGGTTCCGGCGCACCCATTTACGGAACACTGAAAAGACCCAGAACCCAGATCCCCCAAAGCAAAATGAACCTGAACAAGAGCTTTTTGGAGTCACTGAGCAGCTGATCAATCTTGTCAAGTCCTTCACTTTAGAAACTTTCAAGAGCTTCCCTCTCCCAG ATGATGAAGGAGCTACTTGTGGTGACAACTCTCTGACAACTTCAAGCAACATTCAGAAAGATCTCTCGGAATGGCAGGAAAGGCATGCCATGCTTGTGCTCTCGAAAGTGAAG GAACTTTCCCACCTAAGATATAAGCTATGCCCAGGCCACTTGAAGGAACATCAATTTTGGAGAGTATATTTTATGCTTGTCAAGAAACAGGTGGCTGA ATACGAGCTACACGCCATACAACTAGCAAAGCTTAAGGAAGTGAAAATGGAAAATGAAAGGTGTACTAGTGCTGATGCATGTGAAGTTGAAATGGCAGAAGCAAAGCACATTGGAGTAGCAAGCTTAGCACCTACAACTCCATAA
- the LOC101295963 gene encoding cyclin-dependent kinase inhibitor 3-like, translating to MGKYMKKSKITGDIAVMEVSISPQSSLGVRTRARTLALQKLQQQQLPQLQPQQSPDSDSSSLYYLQLRSRRLEKPPLRSDGKKPGRPVATSRPSSRLSVGSSADLGWDERKETEGCFGNIGCEADDVEASFGENNLDFETRERSTRESTPCSLIRNSDTIGTPSSTTRRSSSIANNQRARNDTQRTIPTALDMDEFFAQAERQQQKLFMEKYNFDITIDIPLPGRYEWEQVIPY from the exons ATGGGAAAATACATGAAGAAATCCAAAATTACCGGCGACATCGCAGTCATGGAGGTTTCAATTTCACCTCAATCCTCTCTCGGCGTCCGCACCCGAGCCAGAACCCTAGCCCTTCAGAAGCTCCAGCAGCAGCAACTGCCTCAGCTACAGCCACAGCAATCGCCCGACTCCGATTCGTCCTCGCTCTACTATCTCCAGCTCCGGAGCCGCCGCCTCGAGAAGCCGCCTTTGCGAAGCGACGGCAAGAAGCCGGGCCGGCCGGTGGCGACTTCGCGGCCCAGTTCGAGGCTGAGTGTGGGATCGTCGGCGGATTTGGGGTGGGATGAGAGGAAGGAGACGGAGGGGTGTTTTGGTAATATCGGATGTGAAGCTGACGATGTTGAGGCTTCTTTTGGGGAAAACAACTTGGATTTTGAAACCAGAGAGAG AAGCACCCGAGAAAGCACGCCATGCAGCTTGATAAGGAATTCGGACACTATTGGAACCCCCAGTTCTACAACAAGGCGGTCAAGTTCTATTGCAAATAACCAAAGAGCTAGAAATGATACACAAAGAACAATTCCAACTGCACTTGATATGGACGAGTTCTTTGCACAAGCTGAGCGGCAGCAACAGAAACTGTTTATGGAGAA GTACAACTTTGACATTACCATTGATATTCCCCTCCCAGGAAGGTATGAATGGGAGCAAGTGATTCCCTACTAA